From the genome of Terriglobales bacterium:
GGTTTTGCTTTCGCCGGCCTTCAGGTCAACATCCAGACTGACCGGCACATGTTCCAGGCCGTGCGTAATCTCTACGTGGATCTTTCCAGGCGGGAGCGTAATCGCCTGCGAAGGCCGCAGCCGCGAGACACTGAGGTCGAAATAATGAACTTCAAAAGGACGCTCTTTCCGGTCAAAGCCGTCGTCGGTGTAAACCAGAGCATCATCGGTTGCATAGTCGCGTCCATCTGCACCGGTGATGGAAACCCTCACCGGCCCTGCTGCTCCACTCACCTCGCCGCCTTGCAATCGAATCGTGGCCATCGTGGCAAGAAATTTGAGGTCTTTCCGGGCAATCTCATGCTGGCTTCCCTCCGACGCGTCTTGTACCCATAAGGAAAGATTGCCGCCCCGGTTGGAGATAAAAGCGATGGATTTTCCGTCCGGGGACCAGCGTGGGTTGGTATCGTCGTACTCTCCCTGCGATTGGGAAAGCGGCGCTGTGTCCCTGCCCTCGGAGGTCATTACCTGAAGCTGATGTTTCCCGCTCGCAAGCGATCCCGAATACGATGCATACGCCACGCGCTTGCCATCAGGGGACCAGTCGGGCCGCGCCCTCCATGTAGTTTCTTCATCATGAATCTGGTGTGACTCTTCTTTCACAATCGGCGGCAGCCGGCGGGCCATCATACCGAAGGGCCCGTGCGGAACCATGGGTGGGGCTTCCACCAAAACCGGTTGCGACTTCATCCGCCAGAAGCCGCCGGCGCCATCAACACGATTGTGGTTGGAAACAAAAATAATCTCTTTGCCATCGGGCGACCAGGTTGGGCTGATTTCATGGTCGAATATGCCGTAGAAAACCCGCGGCAGTGTGCTGCGCGCCTCTGCCGTCAGCCGCTGCACTTCTTTCAACTCTGCTTTGGCAGGATCAAATTGCGCCACAAAGACATGAAAATGCCGGTTGAGCTGGGTAGAGACAAACATCACCCGCATGTCTCCACTCTTAAAAGCAGGCGACCAGCGCGGCTCCACGTTGACAGCGTCGGTTTTGGTGAGCTGTTTGCTCTTTTGGGTGGTGAGATCGAGCAGCCACAATTCAATCGCATCATGATCGTACTTCGAATAAATCACCCACTTACCGTCGGAGGAAACATCGGGCTGGTAGTCATATCCAGGGCCGCTCGTGAGTTGCTCAGCAGTCGTGGACCCGAGGCCCTGCCGCCAAAGCGAGCCTTGCATGGAAAAGATGACGCTCTGCGAATCGGGCATCCACGCCACGGAGCTGGGGCCGCTGGTCAACTGCGGCAGGTACATTTCACGGTAGTAGAGGCTGTAGGGCAGGTCAATTTGCTTCAACACCGGCAGCCGCTGCGCGGACATTGGTAAGACTGCAAGCGCAAAGAAAATCAGAATTCGCCCAAAGCGATACGATAAGTCGCTCTCCAAGAGCCGGAGACGCCAAAGCGGATACGCAAATGCACGCAACCCACAAATACAGTTCGTATGCATGCAACTGAAGATAGATTTATTTCTTACCAGAAAGAATTCCTCCTGCTGCTGGAAAAATTTCAATGCAAGATGGCTCTGAAGAGACACGATACAAATCGAAAACGGGTGAACGAAAAGAAGTATCGGGCTGCAGCATACTCTCTCCGGAACAGCGCACGCGCGTTCCCTGCCCCTGCGCTGCCCGCGCCTGCATGATTTGTATCAGTTCCTTGAAGCTGTCTTTCTTTGTGACCAGAAAATGCTCTTGCTGGGGAACGTTGCCGGCATCGTAGCTGGGAATCTCCCGGTTAAAATAAAATCCCAGCCCGTATTCAATTTCACGCGGCACTTGAAAGACCGCCACCGGCAGCTTACTGCCGGCCAAATACCTGGCCACGGGACGCGCCGACTGTGTAGCGTCAATCACCGGGGTTGCAGTCTTTAACAGAACACCGGTTGCAGCCACCGCAATAAACAAGGTGCTGGCAATCATCATCTGCCAGCCTCGCCAAAACCCCAGCGCAATCATGCCTGCCGCTAAAATCGCGGCCACCACCAGTGGCACTGTCAACATACTGACAGAAGGCATCTCGTGAGTTTGCAAAATGGCAGGCGCCAAAAGAACGAATGCTGCAACCCCAGCCACGCTAAGCGCATGAACAATCCATAAGGCATAATTCCGCGTCTTTACAGTGGATTGATGCGTGAAATACAAAACCGTCAACAGGACCCACGCAGGAATTGCAGGCAGAATGTAGCCGGGAAGCTTAGATTGCGATAGGGAAAAAAAGACGACTGGGACCACGGCCCAAATCGCCAGAAATTTTCCCAGATCATCGGCGGTGGCTTCGTCTTTCGCAACTGCACTCCTCCGAAAAAAATCCCGTGCTACCCTGACCCACGCCGCCAGTGCAAATACCGTCCAGGGAAGCAATCCCAGCAACAAGACGGGAAGGTAATACCAGAAAGGCTGCTCGTGATGATAGAGATTGGTTCCAAAGCGCGCCAGGTTCTGCCGCAAAATAAATTCCGAGAAGAACTGTGGATTCCTCAACTGCACCAGCACATACCACGGCATTGCTGTCAGAAGAAAGACCAGAATGCCGGGAATCCATAGCGTCTGTAGAACGAGACGCACATCCCAGCGCAACAGCGCAAAACAGATGATGATCAACCCCGCCAGCGCCGGCGCTATTGGTCCCTTGGCCAGCATGCCTGCGGCCGTAAAAAAATAAAACCCAAGCAGCCACTTTTTCTCTTGTGTTTGGAACCACGCCAGCCAGGCCAGCAATCCCATGGTGAAGCATGCGGCCAGCGGCATGTCGGTAGAACCGGCGCGGGCAAAGGCCAATAGCGCTGCACTGGAGCAGGCAATCAATACAACATGAAGCTGCGCGCCGGGGCGGAAGCGACGTATGAAGAGATGGAGAGCAGCAACCATCAACGAGGCAAGCAGGGCCACCGGAATACGTGCCGCCCAGTCGCTCACTCCCAAAGCGCGATAGCTGAGCATGGCACCCCAGTAATAAAGAACGGGCTTTTCCAGCCAGACCCGGCTATAGAGTGTGGGCGATACCCAGTCGTGGCGTGCAAGCATCTCGCGGGCGATCTGTGCGTAGCGGGGCTCATCAGCGCCCACCAGGCCAAAGGCAGCCAATCCATAAAAAAAGAAGAAGGCGCAGAATACGCCCACTACGACCCACTCGTGAAGCCGCGCTCTGCCTTGCGATGGGTTCATGAATGAGGCTGGGTTGAGGAAACCCGCGCGATGGCGCAACGCAGCTTGCCCAAGACGAATTCTTCCGCAGCCGGCAAAGGACCTTCCACCGAGCATCCACTGGCACATTCATGGCCACCGCCGCCGAGTTCATCGGCAACCGCCGCCACGTTGACCGCTCCCTTGCTGCGCAAGCTCACGCGAAACCTGCCGTTCTCCAGCTCGCGAAAAAATGCCGCGACCTCAATGCCCGCGTTGCCCAAGGCGTAATTCACCAGGCCTTCGCAATCTTCATCGGCGGCCTGGCAATTGGACATATCCTCGCGGGTCACGTGCATCCATGCCAGCACTCCATCCCGCTTCAGATTGCGCAGCGCCGCGCCCAGCAACAAGGTCTTGGAAATCGGATTGGAAAAATAAACCGCCTGCCCAACCCGCACGGGATCGGCGCCGGAGCGCACCAACTCCTCCGCCAGGGCAAAGGTGCGCTGATTGGTCCCGGCAAAACGGAATGATCCCGTGTCGGTCACGACTGCGGTGTAAAGGCAGGTTGCAATGTCGGGTGTAATCTTCACGCCGGCCTTACGCG
Proteins encoded in this window:
- a CDS encoding bifunctional oligoribonuclease/PAP phosphatase NrnA; the encoded protein is MVGEVIKKINEHESFVLTSHARPDGDAIGSVLACSQILQSLGKQTQIVLSDGVPVLYRRLPWADSVIQASEINGRGEAAIILECDSLQRTRLRGLERRFLINIDHHASGRPFANLNWIDPSACATAEMIFQLARKAGVKITPDIATCLYTAVVTDTGSFRFAGTNQRTFALAEELVRSGADPVRVGQAVYFSNPISKTLLLGAALRNLKRDGVLAWMHVTREDMSNCQAADEDCEGLVNYALGNAGIEVAAFFRELENGRFRVSLRSKGAVNVAAVADELGGGGHECASGCSVEGPLPAAEEFVLGKLRCAIARVSSTQPHS
- a CDS encoding CehA/McbA family metallohydrolase — encoded protein: MSAQRLPVLKQIDLPYSLYYREMYLPQLTSGPSSVAWMPDSQSVIFSMQGSLWRQGLGSTTAEQLTSGPGYDYQPDVSSDGKWVIYSKYDHDAIELWLLDLTTQKSKQLTKTDAVNVEPRWSPAFKSGDMRVMFVSTQLNRHFHVFVAQFDPAKAELKEVQRLTAEARSTLPRVFYGIFDHEISPTWSPDGKEIIFVSNHNRVDGAGGFWRMKSQPVLVEAPPMVPHGPFGMMARRLPPIVKEESHQIHDEETTWRARPDWSPDGKRVAYASYSGSLASGKHQLQVMTSEGRDTAPLSQSQGEYDDTNPRWSPDGKSIAFISNRGGNLSLWVQDASEGSQHEIARKDLKFLATMATIRLQGGEVSGAAGPVRVSITGADGRDYATDDALVYTDDGFDRKERPFEVHYFDLSVSRLRPSQAITLPPGKIHVEITHGLEHVPVSLDVDLKAGESKTIPFKLQALRLRDPLGSRWMDGDVHVSTKYGGAYRSTPLTLLTQMQAEDLSLAYSLMTSNDEQHSPDATTAGVASKADPNFDLKTGPGVRTTHHVLNGIEFQSNYLGNLGLLSAYPSSSRRYAAYPNAARTGFFPTNADIVDWFHQTNRLVGYAQNFSEVPNPVNDEKLSYELPIDVALGKVDYYEVLDSGDHKSSAEIWYKLLNLGFRLPAAAGSSAIANYSSLRGPVGLDRVYVRVPSGPFKTNAWLDGLKHGRSFATNGPLLRFTLGAETVGGELKLLAPGRVKFTVALRSIVPVDHLEVVCNGEVMINVPMNQTHNASDAIGALQLPRSGWCLLRAWAEKTEDPVLDSYPYATTSPIYVTVAGAKPRSPNDAAYFMAWIDRVAENAKANSEYKNEAQKTGVLKTIQDARAVYEKLAR
- a CDS encoding glycosyltransferase family 39 protein — protein: MNPSQGRARLHEWVVVGVFCAFFFFYGLAAFGLVGADEPRYAQIAREMLARHDWVSPTLYSRVWLEKPVLYYWGAMLSYRALGVSDWAARIPVALLASLMVAALHLFIRRFRPGAQLHVVLIACSSAALLAFARAGSTDMPLAACFTMGLLAWLAWFQTQEKKWLLGFYFFTAAGMLAKGPIAPALAGLIIICFALLRWDVRLVLQTLWIPGILVFLLTAMPWYVLVQLRNPQFFSEFILRQNLARFGTNLYHHEQPFWYYLPVLLLGLLPWTVFALAAWVRVARDFFRRSAVAKDEATADDLGKFLAIWAVVPVVFFSLSQSKLPGYILPAIPAWVLLTVLYFTHQSTVKTRNYALWIVHALSVAGVAAFVLLAPAILQTHEMPSVSMLTVPLVVAAILAAGMIALGFWRGWQMMIASTLFIAVAATGVLLKTATPVIDATQSARPVARYLAGSKLPVAVFQVPREIEYGLGFYFNREIPSYDAGNVPQQEHFLVTKKDSFKELIQIMQARAAQGQGTRVRCSGESMLQPDTSFRSPVFDLYRVSSEPSCIEIFPAAGGILSGKK